The following is a genomic window from Bacillus sp. FJAT-52991.
GGCTGCTCCAGCGCGCAAATCGCTCGCCTTCACTTTCGCCCCTTGAAGTTGCACAGGGCCATTAATGACGGCCGAGCGTCCTTCCACTTTCATGTTGGCATTCATTCGGCGCAATTCATCCACATGTTTAAAACGAGCAGAATAAATCGTATCAGTGACAATAGCTGATCCTTCTGCCTTGGTTAATAGAGAGGTAAAAGGTTGTTGGAGATCCGTTGGAAAACCCGGATAAACCAGGGTTTTAATGTCTACCGCTTTTAATTGATCCGCTTTTCCAACAAAAATTTTATCGTCAGCCATTTCAATTGGGACGTTCATTTCTCGTAGCTTCGCTGTTAAAGATTCTAAATGAAGAGGAATGACATTGTCTATTACAATTCCATCACCGGCAGCTGCGGCAAGAATCATAAATGTACCGGCTTCAATACGATCGGGGATAATCGTATGACGGCAACCATTTAAGTGTTCAACTCCATCAATCCGAATAATATCTGTGCCTGCTCCTTTAATTTTTGCTCCCATATTGTTTAACAATGTGGCTACATCAATAATTTCCGGCTCTTTTGCCGCGTTTTCAATCACGGTTCGTCCTTTTGCTTTGACTGCAGCCAGCATAATATTAATGGTGGCACCTACACTGACTACGTCTAAATAAATTCTCGCACCACGGAGTTCTTTCGCTCGCAAGTAAATCGCACCTTGCTCGTTCGTGACTTCCGCTCCAAGCGCTTCAAACCCTTTAATATGCTGATCGATCGGACGAGGTCCTAAATGACAGCCTCCCGGAAGGCCAATGACCGCTTTCTTAAACTTTCCGAGCATGGCACCCATCAAATAATAGGAAGCTCTGAGCTTTTTGACGCGGCCATTCGGAAGCGGCATCGCAATCATATTGGTAGGATCGACTTGCATTTCGCCATCCTTAAAGGTGACTTCACCACCAATTTCCTCTAGTAATCCCTTCAGCATATGAATATCCGATATATCTGGCAGCCCTTCAATTGTGACTGGAGACTCCGCCAAAATGGTTGCAGGGACAAGAGCAACCGCACTGTTCTTCGCTCCGTCGACCTTGATCGTTCCTTTTAATGGACGGCCTCCTACAATTTTCAGCTTTTCCATGTTTGACTCCCTTCTTTCACGCACTGACTAAGCATCGAAAAGGAATAACACCTAGATGTTTTTACAGCAAATTTTAATGGTTAATAGTTTATCCCAATATAGGTAAATCATGTAATAAATATTGATTATTTTGCTTTTCGTTGTTCCCAATCAGCAAGGAAAGCATCAATTCCTTTATCTGTTAATGGATGTTTGAACATTTGTTGTAGCACTTTAAACGGAATAGTAGAAATATGTGCACCACGAAGAGCGGCTTCTGTGACATGCTGTGGATGGCGAATGGATGCGGCAATAATTTCTGTTTCAATCCCATGAATTGTGAAGATATCAGCAATTTGTTCAATGAGATCTAATCCATTAGTGCCAATGTCATCAAGACGCCCTAAAAACGGAGATACATAAGTAGCACCTGCACGAGCGGCTAATAATGCTTGATTTGCACTGAAAATCAATGTCACATTTGTTTTAATACCTTCTTTAGCAAAAATGGCTACCGCCTTTAATCCTTCTGGTGTCATCGGTACTTTCACAGTAATATTCGGAGCAATTTTTGCTAGTTCACGACCCTCTTCGACCATTCCCTCTGCATCAAGAGCAATGACTTCAGCGCTGACAGAATCACTAACTAAGTCTGTAATTTCACGAAGACGATCATGAAATGGCACATCTTCCTTCGCAACTAAAGAAGGGTTCGTTGTTACTCCTGATAAAATCCCCCATGAATGGGCTTCTTTAATCTCTTCCATATTAGCTGTATCGATAAATAACTTCATAATTAAACTCTCCTTTGTATAAACGAATAGGGTCATTCATTTTTTGTTAAAAAAATATGCACGGAAACCGCCTTACTAAATAAGGCGGTTTCAATGGTACTTTTGATGTGTTTTTTACGCTTTACCTGAAGAACCGAACTCACGCATTTTGCCTTTAACTGTTTCTTTAATCGTGTCACGTGCAGGCCCTAAATATTTGCGCGGATCATATAGATCTGGTTTTTCAGCCAATACTTCGCGAACCGTTTTCGCAGAAGCAATTTGGTTTTCAGTGTTAACATTAATTTTTGCTGTTCCTAAAGAGATCGCTCTTTGGATATCTTTTGTTGGAATGCCTGTACCACCATGAAGAACTAACGGTACTCCTGTTAAATTCATGACTTCTTCCATACGATCAAAACCAAGGTTCGGTTCACCTTTGTAAGGTCCATGGACAGAGCCTAATGCAGGTGCAAAGCAGTCTACACCCGTTTCACGAACTAATTGATCACACTCGGCAGGAATCGCGTACATTGCTTCTGCATCATCTACAATAAGATCATCTTCTTGACCGCCGATGCGTCCAAGCTCAGCCTCTACAGATACACCATGAATGTGTGCAAGCTCAACTACTTTTTTCGTTAATGAAATATTTTCCTCTAACGGATGGTGAGACCCATCGATCATAACAGAAGTGAATCCTGCATGAATCGCTTTGGCACACATTTCAAAGCTTGAGCCATGGTCTAAATGAATAGCCACTGGCACAGTTACTTTGTACTCTTCCATTAAGGCTTCTACCATAGCAACGACTAATTTAAAACCACCCATATAACGGGCAGCGCCTTCAGAAACCCCAAGAATTACAGGTGATTTTTCTTCTTCTGCTGCTTGTAAAATCGCTTGTGTGAATTCAAGATTGTTTAAGTTAAATTGCCCTACAGCGTATTTTTCTTCTTTTGCTTTGTTAAGCATGTCTGTCATGGAAACTAAAGGCATAAATATTTTCCTCCTTGATCATCTGTTGTCAGCGCCCTGACCTATTCATTTCTCACTTTGTATCATACCAAAATAACCCCCAAAACAAAAGCGGAAGGCAACTGTTTATCAAGGACAAACAAAACTTAATAAGCAATGTACTCCTTTACCGTTTGGCGAATATCATCAATATCAAATGGTTTAGCAAAATGAGTCAAGGCACCCAGATTTTTTGCCTCTTGAATCATATCAAGCTCTCCATAAGCGGTCATAATAATGACCCGAATATCACTATTTTTTTGTTTCATCCTTTTCAAAATCTCTATTCCATCCATTCCGGGAATCTTCATATCTAATAAAACTAAGTCCGGCTTATGCTCATCCGCAATCTCTAGCGCCTGTACGCCATTTGCCGCTTGAAAGGTTTCATACCCTTCTTTTTGTAATACCTCATTTAATAAAATTCGAATTCCAAATTGATCATCAACAATCAATATTTTCTCGCTCATATTCATTCCCCCTACTATGTACGCATTTCTTATTTTGTATTTCTTTTCCTACCGTGAAAATTCCTGCTTTCCTCGCTAATTAATTTACAGTATCAGCCTATTTTGCCCCTCAAATGAAACAAATGTATAATAGTTAGCGAAAAGGAGGAATCATTGTGCTTAAAATGTTCTCTACTCAACTAAATGGACTACTCCAGCGAATTGCTGATAAAGAGGTCGACCAAATCGAAGATGGTGCTCGTTTACTTGCACAAGCAGCGATCGGTGACGGCACTATTTTTATAAAAGGATTGAATGAAATGAAGGCAGTAGAAGCGGAAGCGGTACTCGGAGCAGAGCCCCTCGTTCACGCCAAACCACTTTTATCGATCGATCATGTGTCAGAGATCGATCGTCTCCTTCTCGTTAGTCGCTTTGCTGATGACGAAGAGGCTTTGACAATTGCTAAAGAGTTGCAGGAGAAAAACATCCCGTTTATCGCCATTGCCGGTGCTACATCTACAGAGAATGAGTCATTAGAAAATGTAGCAGACATCTTTATCAATACAAAACTATTGAAAGGCTTGCTGCCGAATGAACAAGGCGAACGTACTGCCTTTCCATCTAGCATCGCCGCTCTTTACATTTACTTTTTATTAAAATTAACCATTGATGAAATCTTACTGGACAACGATTGAAGCTACCGTTTAATGACGGTAGCTTTTTTCATTTTGGGATACTAGTTGAAATCAGGCGGTCATGTCCCCTTTTCGAGCGTGTCCTGCCTATCATCAGTCACCATACCCTATCAATTAGGAGAAATCTCACGAAAAAAGCCGTTAAAACGCATAATCGCGTTTTAACGACTTTCATATCACCATTATTTTCCTTGTAATGTCGCTTCAATGAAGTCACGGAACAATGGCTGTGGACGAGTTGGTCTAGATGTGAATTCTGGATGGAATTGAGCTGCCACAAACCAAGGGTGGTCTTTCAACTCAATCACTTCTACTAGACGGCCATCTGGACTTGTACCTGAGAAGATGAATCCTTTTTTCTCCATTTGTTCACGGAATTCATTGTTGAATTCATAACGATGACGATGACGCTCATACACCACTTCATCATTGTAAGCATCAAACGCTTTTGTTCCTTTGTGAAGTTTACATGGATATAAACCTAGACGTAATGTACCCCCAAGGTCTTCTACATCTTTTTGTTCTGGTAAAAGATCGATGATTGGGTATTGAGTTGTCGGATCGATTTCTGAAGAATGTGCTCCTTCAAGGTTTAACACATTTCTTGCAAATTCAATCGAAGCTAGCTGCATACCTAAGCAAATCCCAAAGAATGGGACTTTATTTTCACGAGCGTATTGGATGGCTGCTAATTTTCCTTCGATACCACGATCGCCAAATCCACCAGGAACTAGAATACCGTCTGCATCCTTCAATTGATCGGCTACATTTTCCGCTGTTATTTCCGCAGAATTGACCCAATCGATCTCAATATCAGCATCAAATGTATAGCCTGCATGTTTTAATGATTCCGCAACAGAAATATACGCATCTTGAAGCTCAACATATTTACCAACAAGGGCAATTTTTGTTTTGCGTGACAAGTTACGTACCTTGTCAACAAGTGCTGTCCATTCTGTCATTTCTGCATCATGACATTGAATTTTTAAATGACGGCAAACTAAATCATCCATCTTTTGTTCTTGTAAAGATAATGGAACAGCATATAACGTATCTGCATCCAGTGCTTCAATCACTGCTTCTGGTGCAATATCACAGAAAAGAGCTAGCTTATCTTTCATATCTTGAGAAATCGGCATTTCTGTACGAACGACGATAATGTTTGGCTGAATACCAAGGCTGCGAAGCTCTTTCACACTGTGTTGCGTTGGCTTTGTCTTCATTTCGCCAGCCGCTTTTAAGTAAGGAATTAATGTACAGTGGATATACATTACATTGTCTGAACCGATATCACTCTTAATTTGACGGATCGCTTCAAGGAAAGGAAGTGATTCAATATCTCCTACCGTTCCACCAATTTCAGTGATAACTACGTCAGCATTTGTTTCTTTACCCGCACGCATTACACGTTCTTTAATTTCGTTCGTAATATGTGGAATTACTTGAACTGTTCCACCTAAATATTCGCCGCGACGCTCTTTACGAAGCACCGTGGAATAAATTTTTCCTGTTGTCACATTGCTGTACTTAGACAAGTTAATGTCGATGAAACGCTCATAGTGACCTAAGTCTAAATCCGTTTCTGCCCCATCATCTGTTACGAATACTTCCCCGTGTTGGTAAGGACTCATCGTTCCTGGATCGACGTTGATGTACGGATCAAATTTTTGAATCGTTACCTTTAATCCTCGATTTTTCAACAAACGGCCAAGGGATGCAGCTGTAATTCCTTTACCTAAGGAAGAAACTACTCCACCTGTCACAAAAATATATTTAGTCAACTGAAAATCCCCCTTCAATCTATTGTTCCCTATAATAAAAGTATTGAATAAACCAATTTTTTCAGGGCTTAAAACACAAAAACGCCCCGCCTACTTAAAAAGTAAAGGGAGCGTTATAAACATAAAACATATCTCTTAAAGAGCCCAAATAAAATACTACAATTTGGGCCAAGATAAGTCAAGAAAAGATTAAAAATCTTTATTTTCGATCATCGTCTTCGTCATCATCGAGATCATATTCATCTTCAGCAACTAACTCGTCTTCGAAGTCTTCTTCTTCGTCGTCTTCGTCATCATCTAAATCATTTAAATCATTGAGATCTTCGATTTCATCTTCGTCTTCTAAGTCGTCGATGTCGTCTTCATCAAACTCTAATTCTTCATCGGCTTCATCTAGATCTTCTATATCTTCATCTTCATCAAAGTTTTCTTCTTTTGCAGCCTTTTTCGTCTTTTTCTTTCTCGTTTTGACAGCTGGCGCTACTTCTTCTTCTAATTGGTCAACTGGGTACCATGCACGCAGTCCCCAACGATTCTCACCAAGTGTGATAAATCGACCATCAAAATTTAAGTCCGTGTAGAATTGGACCATACGCTGTCTTAGTTCTTCATCACTCAACTCTAAACATTGTTGAATTTGATTTAAAATTTCTTGAAATGTAATTGGTTGTTTACTTTCTTCAAGAATAATAAATGCCACTTCAATAAAGGACATCTCTCTTCGTTCTTCTTTAGACAATTGCTTTAAATTCACATCCGCACTTCCCTTCTCTATTTACACACCCTGCAAAAAGCGGTAGAGCCTCGCTCTAACCACTTTTATTTACATTCGTTTGGCAACGCACTATTGCTTTCGAACAATTTTTAGAGCAAAAAAGGCCATATTTTTCATTATAAACATAACCACTTTCAATATGCTATAAGTTTATGTTAAGATTCTTACTTTTTTTCTACATTTACTTGATACTTTCATTTAGCGAGTCTTTTTTAGGCTTCTTTAATTCCATAAAAGCTTTGTAGAATAAGAATAAGGAAAGGCAAATAAAAGGAATAGCACCTAGCTGTTTATTATATAACCATATGACTAGAAACGTACTGACACCTATGATGATATAACCTAATAATTGTTTCACCTTTTCACATCCCGTCATTGTCCTTATTCTCATTGTATACTCACAACTAGCATTTAATCCATCTTAATAATATTAAGAAATTGCAAAGGTTATATTTATTATCATTTATATCCAAAACAAATAAAAACCATAAGTAAAAAAGAACCGCAAAAGGAATAAGATGCATTCCTTTTGCGGTCCGTTCGCTCTACATATTTCTTCTATACTGGCCGCCCACTTCGTAGAGAGCTTTCGTAATTTGGCCAAGACTTGCTACTTGTACACAATTCATTAGCTCCGCAAAAATATTGCCGCCGCTAATCGCTGTTTCCTTTAACTGATTCAATGCCGCTGCTGTTTGATCTGTATGCTTTTGCTGGAAGTGGCGTAAATTCGTAATTTGCAGCTCTTTCTCCTCTATTGTTGCTCGGGCGATTTCCATATTATCGATATCCTCTTCAGATGGAGGATTCGGATTTAAGTACGTGTTCACACCGATAATTGGCAGTTCGCCTGTATGCTTGAGCATCTCGTAATGCATCGATTCTTCTTGAATTTTTCCGCGTTGATATTGCGTTTCCATAGCCCCAAGTACGCCGCCACGATCATTGATGCGCTCAAACTCTTGTAACACAGCCTCTTCGACTAAGTCCGTTAACTCTTCCACAATAAATGAACCTTGCAGCGGATTTTCATTTTTAGACAATCCATGTTCATTTGTAATAATTAATTGAATGGCCATTGCCCGACGAACAGATTCCTCTGTTGGTGTCGTGATCGCTTCATCATACGCATTAGTATGCAGCGAGTTACAGTTATCCTGTAAGGCCATCAATGCCTGTAAAGTAGTACGAATATCATTAAAGTCGATTTCCTGTGCATGCAGTGAACGACCTGACGTTTGTACATGATACTTTAATTTTTGTGAGCGTTCATTCGCGCCGTATTTCTCTCTCATTGTGACCGCCCAAATACGGCGTGCTACACGGCCAATAACCGTATACTCTGGATCCAATCCGTTTGAGAAGAAGAAAGATAAGTTAGGGGCAAAATCATCAATATCCATGCCGCGACTTAAGTAATATTCAACATACGTAAATCCATTCGCCAGCGTAAAGGCTAGCTGAGAAATAGGATTCGCTCCCGCTTCAGCAATATGATAACCGGAAATCGATACCGAGTAATAGTTACGCACCGCTTGATCAATGAAATATTGTTGAATATCCCCCATTAACCGCAAGGCAAATTCCGTAGAGAAAATACAAGTATTTTGTCCTTGGTCTTCTTTTAAAATATCCGCTTGTACCGTTCCACGTACTGTTTTCAACGTTTGCGAACGAATGTCAGCGAATTCCTCTACGGTCAGCACCCGACCAAGCTCTTCTTCCTTCACCTTCACTTGCTGATCGATCGCTGTGTTCATAAACATGGCCAAAATGATTGGTGCAGGCCCATTAATCGTCATTGATACAGATGTTGATGGATGACAAAGATCAAAGCCATGGTACAACTTTTTCATATCATCTAGCGTACAAACGTTGACGCCACTCTCACCAATTTTCCCGAAAATATCTGGGCGATGATCCGGATCTTCCCCATACAATGTCACCGAATCGAAAGCTGTACTTAGGCGCTTCGCCTCATCACCTTTTGACAAATAATGGAAGCGGCGATTCGTTCTTTCTGGCGGTCCTTCTCCCGCAAACTGCCGCTTCGGATCTTCTCCTTTTCGTTTAAACGGAAACACGCCTGCTGTATAAGGAAAAGAGCCTGGTACATTTTCGCGGTAAACCCAACGAAGAATTTCACCATAATCAGCATATTTCGGCAAAACTACTTTTGGAATAGGCAGCCCTGATAAGCTAGTCGTCGTCAATTCCGTCACGATTTCTTTATCGCGCACCTTTGTGATAAGCTTTTCACCTGCATATTTTTCTCGCAATTCCGCCCAGCCTCGAAGGATATTTTTTGACTCTGCCGTTAATTGATCTTCTAAGCCCGCTTTTAACGCTTCAAGCGAAGATAGAACTTCCCCATTCGTTTCTTTTGCTTGCACTTCTTCAATTGCGCCTTCAAGCTGGAACAGACGGCGTGCAACATTCATCTGTTCTTCAGACCGTTTATGATAGCCGCGCACCGCTTCAGTGATTTCACGTAAATAATAACGACGGTCATTTGGAATGATGACGTTTTGTTTCTCAACATTGGCTTTCTTGCTAAAAGAAGCCGCCCAATCCGTTCCTGTTTTTTCATTAATGGTCTCTACTAAAGCAGCAAATAAAGCATTCGTGCCTTGATCATTAAACTGGCTCGCGATCGTTCCATACACCGGCATTTCGTCTAGTGGCTGATCAAATAAGTTCCGGCTGCGCTGATACTGCTTTTGTACTTGCCGTTTCGCATCTTCGGAACCTTTTCTTTCAAATTTATTGATGACAATTAAATCAGCAAAATCGATCATATCGATTTTCTCAAGCTGAGACGGCGCTCCAAATTCGCTCGTCATCACATACATCGAAACATCAGAAATATCCGCGATCTCGGCATCCCCTTGACCGATTCCGCTCGTTTCCACAATGATTAAATCATATTGAGCCGCCTGCACCACTTGAATGGCATCTTTAATAGCAAGCGACAGCTCCGTGCGAGAATTCCTTGTCGCTAAGCTTCTCATAAATACTCGGTTGTTAAAAATCGCGTTCATTCGAATCCGGTCACCAAGCAATGCTCCACCCGTTTTTTGCTTTGTTGGATCAATGGATAAAACCGCTACTTTTTTATCTGGAATCTCGTTTAAAAATCGGCGAATCAACTCATCAGTGAGGGAGCTTTTCCCTGCGCCACCTGTACCCGTAATCCCGATGACAGGAGCTTTTGCCCCCATCGATTGAATGCGATTAAAGATCTCTTTTGCAGCTATTTTTTGCTCTTCATCCGCATCAATTTGATCTTCAGCAAGTGAAATTAACTTTGAAACAACTGGAACATTGCCATTTTGAAGCTGATCAAGCTCCTCTTTCACAGAGCTTGTTACAGTGGAATAGTCACATTCTTCAAGCATGCGATTAATCATGCCTTGCAAGCCATATTGACGGCCATCCTCTGGAGAAAAAATACGAGCAATCCCATAATCATGAAGCTCTTTGATTTCTTTAGGAATGATGACGCCGCCTCCGCCTCCATAAATGCGAATATGCGCACATCCTCTTTCCTCTAGCAAGTCGTAAATATATTTAAAATACTCAACATGGCCCCCTTGGTAAGAAGAGATCGCAATTCCCTGCACATCCTCTTGAATAGCAGCGTTTACAATCTCTTCAACGGAACGATTATGCCCTAGATGAATCACTTCCGCTCCACTCGATTGTAAAATCCGACGCATAATATTGATTGATGCATCATGACCATCAAAAAGGCTAGAGGCTGTCACAAAGCGAATATGATGCTTAGGTTTATATATCTCCACTGTTTGACCCATTTTTCTTCCCCCTTAGCTTTTCGTTTTGTATCCGTTAATCCCAGAAAAAAGCAAATCCAACTGCAACTCAATATAATCATCAATCGTAAATGATTTTCTTAAACTCCAGCGACGGAACCCCCACATTTGCCCTTGAACAAAAATATTTTGTGCAAGCATATGAATCGTTCGTTCATCCATATCCAATTCCTTTGTTTCCACACAACGACGAATTAATCTCTCAAACATGCTCACCATATCCATTTCCTTTTTCAATACATATGGTAGCGCATCCTTTGAAAGTGATTTCGCCTCTTGGTACATCACAAGCACTTCATCCTGCATCTCATCTACTACTTTAAAATAATAACCGACACCTAGCTTTAAGCTATCAAGCGTCCCCACCTCTAAATCGATTCTTTGCAGTCGATCTTTTACTTGGTCATAAATGCTATCACATACAAGATAAAGGACATCCTCTTTTGTTCGGATATATTCATATAAAGTACCGATGCTAAACCCCGATGCTTTCGCAATCTCTCTCGTTGTTGTCCGATGAAAGCCTTTTTGCTTAAAAAGATTGACCGCCCCTTTGATCATCTCGGCCCGCCTTTTTTGTATTAACTGTTCATCTTTGACAGATGCATGTACTTTTCGTTTATTTGCATCCATGTTTTATCAACCGCCTTTATTTGAACATACAGAAAGCAAGGAGGAAGAACAGACGAGAGGGTTAAATGCCCCTCCTCTGCTCTTGTCTTAGTATGAAACTTTTTGGTTCTTTGACTTTACGAAGCGCTTCTTTAACTTTCTGGCCAGTTCCGCGCTTTTCTTTTTGTCCAGTTACAACGGCTAGACTCTCGGACATAAGTCGTCACGTCTGTGTGGCAAAGAACGCCACTTCGACGGTCCACCTTATGTCTGCCGAGTCTAAACAGCCGTTTCCATTCTTCTTATTTAGTAACCATTCTTGAAATAACTAGACGCTGGATTTCTTGGGTACCTTCGTAGATTTGAGTGATTTTCGCGTCACGCATATAGCGCTCTACTGGGTAATCTTTTGTATAGCCGTAGCCGCCGAAGATTTGAACAGCTTCTGTTGTGACTTTCATCGCTGTGTCACCGGCCATTAATTTGGACATAGCTGATTCTTTTCCGTATGGCAATCCTTTAGATTCTAACCAAGCTGCTTGGTATGTTAATAAACGTGATGCTTCTACAGCTGTTGCCATATCGGCGATTTTGAAAGAGATCCCTTGGTTTGCCACAATTGGCTTACCAAATTGTTTACGCTCTTTCGCGTACTCAACGGAAGCATCTAATGCACCTTGGGCAATTCCTACTGCTTGAGCAGCAATCCCGTTACGGCCGCCATCTAGTGTCATCATCGCTACTTTAAAGCCGTCGCCTACCTCGCCTAAAATGTTCTCTTTCGGTACACGGCAGTCTTCAAAGATAATTTCAGTTGTTGGTGATGAACGAATGCCAAGTTTCTTTTCTTTTTTACCAACAGAAAAGCCTGGGAAGTCTTTTTCTACGATAAATGCTGTTGTACCGCGTTGTTTGGATTCTGGATCCGTTAAAGCAAACACGATATAAATGTCAGCAATGCCGCCATTCGTGATGAAAATTTTAGAACCGTTTAAAATGTATTCATCTCCTTCTACGCGAGCCGTTGTTTTCATACCGCCCGCATCGGAACCTGAACCTGGTTCTGTTA
Proteins encoded in this region:
- a CDS encoding acyl-CoA dehydrogenase, yielding MNFQLTEEHEMIRKMVRDFAKNEVEPTAAERDEEERFDMELFQKMAELGLTGIPWPEEYGGIGSDYLAYCIAVEELSRVCASTGVTLSAHTSLAGWPVYKFGTEEQKQKYLKPMAQGEKIGAYGLTEPGSGSDAGGMKTTARVEGDEYILNGSKIFITNGGIADIYIVFALTDPESKQRGTTAFIVEKDFPGFSVGKKEKKLGIRSSPTTEIIFEDCRVPKENILGEVGDGFKVAMMTLDGGRNGIAAQAVGIAQGALDASVEYAKERKQFGKPIVANQGISFKIADMATAVEASRLLTYQAAWLESKGLPYGKESAMSKLMAGDTAMKVTTEAVQIFGGYGYTKDYPVERYMRDAKITQIYEGTQEIQRLVISRMVTK